DNA sequence from the Salvia splendens isolate huo1 chromosome 19, SspV2, whole genome shotgun sequence genome:
TACATACATATTCATTCCTTCTAATCCGTTCATATTCAAATTTTATGTAGTTTGGATCATTTCTGTCAATTCGTGGATGTTATGAATATGACGACAGAGGTTATGCTGAGGAGCATTTGGACACGGAGCATGGCAAGGGCAAGGAGCAGAATCAGCAACAAATTGTTCGCCAAGAGGCAGGATGCTTGGCATATATTTTCCAGATCATTTTTCAGGTGAATGAATGTCAGAGATATCTGATTCATAACATCCTTATCTTTGACGACGTCTAAACAGCTTATGCCATATTTGTTTCAATCAGATGAATGCCGGAGCTGTAATGCTGACAGACTCAGTCTTCTGGTTCATACTAGTGCCCTTTCTTGTCATCAAAGATTACCATTTCAATTTTATAAGTATTTCAATTAGATGCTTCATTTGTCATCTCACTTTCCCATTATTTTCTTGTGTAACAGTTTTCTGATCCCAACTTTCTTGCAGTTGATCATAAACATGCACTCAATAAACGCGGTGTTTCTGCTCGGGGAGACTGCTCTAAACAGTTTAGTAAGTTACAATTAGTTATATCTCGTATCTATATTTAGTACTATACTACAAGCAACTTATCGCGATCCTTAAACTGGTGCAGAGGTTTCCATGGTTTAGAATCGGATACTTTTTTCTGTGGACTTGTGCTTATGTTCTGTTTCAATGGATACTACATGCCATGCCTGTGTCTGGATATGGTAAGATTCTGATATTCCCTATTTCTTTTCCATCATAATGCATTTAGTGACATGAATTCTTTTATTTCTGAAATAGGTGGCCTTATCCCTTTCTTGATCTCTCATCTTCCTATGCACCATTGTGGTAAGCAAGAATCAACCTTTCCTttcctcaaactatcattttattctaAGAAAAAGGACTCTAGAAACCCGAGCAGAGAACATGGACCGTCTGCCTTGAGCACTCACTCACACACGCGTGCAACTGTAGTTATCGCGTTTTAGCATCAAAACATGCTACACAAACAAGCATTGTTATTTAGTATTCTTGATAAGTTTCATAGCTAACAAGAATGTATGTTTTTGATAGGTATTCAACTGTGGCATTGATGCAAATACCATGCTACGCCATTTTTGTGCTAATAATGAAGGGGAAGCATTCTTGTCTAAAGAAGTGGTTTCCTGAGTCATATTGGTATGCTCACCTCTGAAATACCGTAATTGAAGACTTCAATTCTAATTCCAATTTCACATCCTCCTCGTACCAAACGGAGCCTAAAAAGTTTTGAGCTTTTCGAAGGAAAACAACGTGGCAAGGCGACGCCATTTCAATGCCAAAATCGTGGTAATTAGAAACAAGAGGTGGATTATTAGATTTTGAGAGATGTGCATTCCAGTACAGATTGTTACTCCATAAATGTATGTAACTAGAAATAGATGTCAGACACGAACATagaccattcttaagtgtagaacctagaactctacatattttattcattggatgaggaaaaaatgacggtcaagattaaaaatcatacatattagactatgttttcacgacattccggactcaacatgtgaaaaaattcacatgttgatggaagaatgaatgaaacgaagaagagtccatgcatgctttatttttcacttctctgcattcacccattaataatagttttggttgtaatgagaagttgctgtgcaaatcaacaccattggattaaaagatctaacgacctccgtttggcatttgttctacgtttaagaatggttctacgtttaagaatggttctatcttgatcacaatcctatatatatatatatatatatatatatataggatagtgatcaagatataactaatcttaagtgtataactagagaacaaatctcagccacacaaatAAATGAAACAAATATTAAGAAGCACGCTCCACACATTCTTCAGAAGCCATTGATTGAAGGAAACAGAAGGAACTTACGGAGCTAAAATTCCTGAGAGGCGGATGCCATTTAACAAACTTGGATATGCAGTAGCGCATGCTGTTATCAAAATCAAAACTTGGGCAACCAATTCTTATGGGGGAAAGAAGGATTGTTGAATATAACCAACCTTACAAAGAGGAAATAGATTACATGATTAAGTAGAGCTGTAGGGAAGATTGAATGAGTGATGCGAGGGGCGAGTTCAAAAGTGGAATGAAGGCGGAATATGCATAACATGTGATTTTCGTATGGAGCGACGAATCCAGCCTACAACTGCCACCAACGACAAGAGCTGTGGCTCAAAGGTCACTGTTGCTCGACGCAAGGGTTGTGTCGAGCCATTTCAGCCCCGATGCGCCGCGATGGAGCCCGGAGCGCCGCTTCTGAGGAGTTGGTTCGAATGGATTGAGAATAAGAGCTACTTATGTTAAAGCTACGATGTTTGTGTTTTTTACCATTATGTTCCTAATTGTCTTGCGTTATATGGTTAATTAATGATTAATGGAGCATTTCATTATCGTTTGATTGCTTCTTTTATTCTGTTTTTTCTTTGTAACACTATTTTGTGACTTCGAATATTTTATATGTTCTTTCCGTGCATCCTAATTCATGGTTTCTTTATAAAAAGTTCTACTCAAATTACATTTTCAATGTAGTTCTTTCTGGAGgaataaattcaaaaattatcaCTATAAAAAAGGGAGTTAGTGAATACGATAAATCACTAAATGTACAAACTAAAGTGATCGGTAAACATAATTAACGAGCATAGGaatgttaacaaaacacatcactattagcatgattttacttcactcttgttaacaaaacgcatcactattagcattattttacttcactcttgttaacaaaatgcATCCctattaacatgattttacttcactcttgttaacaaaacacatcactattaggatgattttacttcactcttgttaacaaaacgcatcactcttagttaacaaaacacatcactcttagcatgattttacttcactcttgttaacaaaacacatcactcttagcatgattttacttcactcttgttaacaaaacgcatcactcttatcatgattttacttcactcttgttaacaaaacacatcactcttagcatgattttacttcactcttgttaacaaaacgcatcactcttagcatgattttacttcactcttgttaacaaaacgcatcactcttagcatgattttacttcactcttgttaacaaaacacatcactcttagcatgattttacttcactcttgttaacaaaacgcatcactcttatcatgattttacttcactcttgttaacaaaacacatcactcttagcatgattttacttcactcttgttaacaaaacgcatcactattaacatgattttacttcactcttgttaacaaaacacatcactattagcacgattttacttcactcttgttaacaaaacgcatcactcttaacacgattttacttcactcttgttaacaaaacacatcactcttagcatgattttacttcactcttgttaacaaaacacatcactcttagcatgattttacttcactcttgttaacaaaacgcatcactcttagcatttttttacttcactcttgttaacaaaacgcatcactcttatttgaAAAAAGGTATTGTAGTATTCGAACTTGAGATTGTTATATGAAGGATCATCCCTCAAAAAAGGAATAGATTAATTGCATCGTTTTACTCTTTTGAATAATATTTGAAACTTGATTTTTACATTTAAGGGTTGTTCCCAAGTGCATGGACAGGAAGAAATAGGTAGAGGtagaaaaagattaaaaaatggATTAAAATGAAGATAGATACACAGACAACAATCTTGGAAATTCAGGTGTTATCCCCCTCTTTTCACGACTTGCTGCAGCAAACTACATAAATGTATTCTCATCCATTTCTCACTGCCTCTTTCTCCCCGACACACTTCCCGACAAAACCagaaaaaaatgaagataaTTATTACTCCCCGTCACCGTCCTTCAACAGGCTGTTCTGCGCCGGGATCGCCTCATACCGCGATGGAAAGTCTCGGAAAGCATCGTCGTCCTCAAATTGACCGTTTTGCCCCGGTCCTTGAGCGAAATTCAAGGCGTAGCTACAAGGATCGTACTGGAATTTCCCCGACCATTCTCTCGCCTTCTTAAACGCATCCACTCCATCGCTCCACCAGCTCCGGTCGCTGTCGGGGTGTTCGGTCTCCGATGTGGAAATTCGCTCCCAATTTTTGGTTTTGGGGTGCCGTAGCAAGGGAAAGTCCAGACGCAGCAGCAACTGTGCAGGAAGAATGTAGATTCGTCGAAAGCGTCGGCTGAAACGTCGGATTTCCTGTCCGATTCCGGCGTGGTTGCCTGCAATTGCGACACCATGAGAAAAGAGAGAAGTTGATTCCTCTCTCCAGCGAATTGGATTCTTCTCtcctttaaattttaaaatcatatgtattaatactagcccttgatttttttgattttgtggctattatttgttctctagttatatggttaagaggtgtttgtcATAGATcatgactatatatatatatatatatatatatatatatattcttcatGTAGCCGTCGCTTTCATTCTTTGTCATACAACTCACTGCATGTCTTTAAGCTTACAAGCTATGCACGTTACACTTGTCAGCAATCCCATAAGGGTATAAAAAGCGTTTTTACAAGTTGTATAATACTATAGTACTATTAGATTACAAGTTGCACAAATTATAGGAGTACTATTAGATTACAAGTTGTAAGAATTTATGTGTGTGAGTTGGTCAAGCGTTAAAGAGGTTAATGTCTGAAGCCAAAGATTTAGGTTTGAATTCTTCATGTAACagcctttaaatttaaattaatttatccatAAAAAAAAGATTGCAAGAATTAATAACCGAAAGAATATCCCCATTCTAAAACTCAGTGTGAGGATTATGCCTAGTAGTAGTAGGTATCCCATTATTCAGTATTTAACTTTCAATGAAAAGGTTTTTCGGCTCGAACTTGCTCCGAAAATAAAAGTAAGGGTCATACAGGTATAAAAATGTCTACGAAGAATGACCTAACCTCATTTTTTGCTGCAACTAAAAATACTTTGTACATTTTGGCGGACTATAAGCAACTAGTTCAGTACATATAATGAAATTTAAGACTCAATTCTcacataattttattattaattaaaacaaacaaacaattcACTTAATGGTTAAATTTTCCAGTCTCTGGGAATATTAatttaatgtaaaatatttaatattattaacaACACACCTATTCAAAGTTAATCTTTAGATATATACTGGTAAATAGGAGCAACAAAATAGTTCCACGGACTTACAAGACAAGaccactaagagcatccacaatggcggcgagcgaaCCGGCTAGCTGAGGTCCGCTCGctgaaccattgcagccggtgAGCagcaaatcggcgagaaaaacggcgagcgcacgccgatttgcGGGCGCTAGCCGAtacgctcgccgatcggctggccgccattgcaggctcccgatcggcgagcgatcggccagtcgatttttttattttttatttagttttgatGGGTTTTAAATATTGTAATTTGATCCTTCAATTATCGAAAATTACATTTCCGGATGAAGATTTCTGTATAGCAACTTTAATGGAACCCCAGtcaggggctctgccccttggaccccgaaCTCCCGTCcaatcataacgaattcaaacaAGTGTGCACTctgcacttccaacttatttaatgtctcattatgatcatattgatcaatcaagttaatctaattgcactaaaatatccaacaccggatagcggcgacgacTGCGAGGAGTGAGGTggaggcggggggctcgtgtgtggaggaggagttttttttttagatttatgtaattttttttaattaatgtactttttttaattaatgtactttttaaaattttaatattattgttgagtttttccgtatctgtgtcgtacatttaattctgtattttgtgagattgttaattatttatttttataatttggtttattgtggctaggctatggctgggctattgcttatccagttgcttgtcctgataatgtggcaggaggagtttttagtgctgatgatataGCACGAGGAGTTTGTAGCTAGGTTATGACTgggctatgactgagctatttctattgtgggtgctctaaacTAATAAAACTGACTCTGAAacgaaaaacaaaacaaattaaagcaaatcatatataaataaagTGAAACTCAGAATCTACTACATTAATTATCCCTTCAAACTtattgtgtgcattattttgaaattcaaatggAGGAGGTGACAAAATTGTTGACGTCGCGAAGCAAGAAAGCAAATTCAGGCAGTTCGGGAAAGGTATAAAAGCCATGAAACGCATTGGGATAGTTGGCCACCACCACTCGTTTCCCACAGCTCTCCAACCACTCAACATACCTTTTATCCCAATCCCGCAGCGGATCATTCCCTCCCACAACCACCAAACTCGCCGGAAATTCAAGCTCCTGAAGCGCCACCTTCCCAAACACATTAGCCGCCGGGTGATCTCTGTCCGCCCCCTCCGGCAGAAACGCCCTCCAATACTCATCCGTCTGCTTCACACTGAGCACCGGCGCCTTATCCCCCAGCATCACCTCCGACTCCGTCCGTTTCTCACCCCCGAAAAACGGCTGCAGCGCCACCACTCCCACGATTCTGATTTCCTCAAACCGCACTTTCCTCTCCGCCACTCCCACCGTCACGTGATGAGCTATGTTTCCGCCCGCGCTGTCGCCGCCGATGAAGCATTTGCTCACATCGGCATTCGCCGGTAGGATGTCGTGGCGCCGCGTGTCGATGAATTTCAGCGCTTCCAACCCATCCTCGTATTGGGTGGGCCACCTACGTTCACAAGTTAAActcttatttactttttttttctattttagtcgctttactaattttttatattatatgtaagaaaagaattggtaaagtagtaaacagaagaaagagaaaaataattaaataagagaTATTAAAAGAAAAGGTGAGAAAGGAATATTAGCTGATTGTGGGATTccattcttaaaataaaaaattcagacaacttttacttttaaggatagaccaaaatgaaaatagcatttaatatatttttaagggatcGTGGGTAGTATAAAAGTGAGAACTATATTCTATTATATGATATTTATAAGgacaaaaggaagaaaaaaaaaacctttttCCACAGCATCTCTATACCTGTGGTTGGGGGTGAGGCGGTAGTTGATGGAGGCGACGACGGCAGGGATGGCGGCGGCCAGGTGGCTGCAGAGGTGGTCGAAATACTTGGTGTCTGGTCCGTAGTTGGCGAATCCGCCGCCGTGGAAGTATACGAGCAAGGGGAGGGGCTCGGAGGCGGGAGTGGCTGGGCTGAAGAGGCGGAGCCACAGGTTGCGGGAGGCGTCGATTGTGATGTCGGAGGTGGAGACGCGGGTTTTGTTTATGACTTTTGTGGCCGGCGCTCGTGTTTTCGAGTCCACGAGGCCGAAGAGAAATCGATTGATTGTGCCGTCACGCCGTGTGCTTATGTATGTTAATAAATCTAATAACAGCAGCTTTATTCTTGTCACCAATGGTAGTGAAGCCATTCTTGTAGAAAAACGAGACTATTGTTCTAGTGAGTTTTAAAATGGTGGAAGACAAAGTTTGGCAAGTTGGTGATAAATTGATAATGGTACCTCCCAACTGGCCTTACTTGTAAGTATTTATGATGAGTTAGTGAGATTGGACGTTTTTGGACTTTTGTATTGATGATATATCTTGGAGTTAAGGAAATGTCGCTTACATATTTGGCATATGTGAGCATTGAGAGTGTCGCAGCCGGTTTGTTACGAATATTTGGTGgcttcaattaattttttttatttttatgaatcaATGAATGGAATATAAAAGAAAGAGAAGTACAAGCAAACACGGGCATATCCGAGGGATACATGCCTAAAAGCCGAAGCTAAGTAGGCCGATGGGGAGGGAAGTAGCCTCTTGGGAAAAGGTACCCATAGAGACGGTATTACAACAATCCAAAAGACCAAAACACATACATACATGAGTACAATAAAACACAGGACTTCACATAAGCCAAGTCTTCTCCACTCTACAAAGTCTGGTACTCGATTCCTTCAAAGTGTGCTTGTATTCATTACTACCGTCCACGTTACCCCGATGGAGGTAGGGGTAGGGCCTCGTTAAAACCTCCTAAAGATAAAACCCAGTGGGAAAAAATCCCTAAGAGGAAAAAGAGTACCCTCGTGGCCGATAGCAACACTAAACTCCCAAGTGCTCGGTCACTTGCTCATGCGGATAAAGGGAGTATAGAACTGAATATGTTACCTTCTTCACCTCGAACACCAAGTGCTTGGGTTCAAAAGCCGTTCTGTCAAAAATCAAGGCATTTCTGCCTCTCCACATCTGGCTGACTGTCTCGATGAGGGCAAGTCTTCTAGCCTTGCGCATAACTGTCGCTCCACTTTTTTCCTTGAGCATCCACTTGATGGCGCTCTGCATAGTAGTGATGTTCCTTCTAAGTCCCAGCCAGGATTTGATCTCCTTCCAAACTGCCCATGTCTTGTGGCATTTGAAGAAGAGGTGTTCCACCGACTCTGTGTGAGCCATGCACAAGGGGCATCGTTGGTCAATGTTCATGTAGCCTAGTCTGTCCCTCGTTGGGAGTCGTCCTGTGTCACAGGCGCCGTTCACCTTTTGGCCTGAACCATTCGTACGCCTCGACCGCTCCTTTGCTCCAGTACCACTGTCCCAACATCTTCTCAACTTCTCTCCTCGGCCGATCGGTCAGTAACTCGTCTCGGATCTCGAGCAGCCTCTTGAAGAGTGGTGAGTCCCGCGATCTTACCGTCCATTCCCACACCGTCCGATTCTTGAGAAACTCGATAAGTATCCACTTAATCCACATGGAATCCTTCTTCAAGTGTATGTTCCACAGGTTCCGCGCGAGAAGGGCCTTGTTCCACACCCCAAGGTCCCGAAGGCCGAGTCCCCCTTCATCCTTCGGTAGGCAGAGATCCTTCCAAGAAACGGGAGGGTATTTCGTACCCCACAAGAACTCACGGCAGATGGAAATGACCCGATCCCTCACGTTTGCCGGTAGTGGAAACACTTGTAGCCAGTAGCACTCGACTCCCTTCAAAACAGAGCGCACAAGTTCAGTTTTACCGGCATACGAAAGATTCTTACCTGTCCACTTTTTGGTGAGGGTTGCAATCTTGTCGATGAGCGGCGTGTAGTGCATGATGTTGAGCTTGCAAGGGGCACTCCTAAGTACTTCACCGGCAAGGATCCCAACGGGAAGCCGAAAATGCTCTGTATCTCCTCCAAGTCCTATGCCGGCAGCTTGCCACCTGAAAAAAGGTTGGATTTGTCCTGTTGATCTCTAGGCCCGAGCAGCCGGAGAATTCCTCCATAGCATCCGCCAATATCTGCATAGACATATAGTCGCCCCTGCTAAAAAGCATAAGATCATCAGCGAAGGCTAGGTGAGTAATCTTTTGGCTCGTACACTTTGCATGGaaataaggccacccgcaacgcgttacatGGGTGGCCTTATTGCCGATCCATGTTGTGTGTCGATCGGcaataaggccacccgcaacgcggtaCGCGGGTGGCCCGAGTCACGTTATGGAGGGACGAGACAAGcacgggacgcgttgcagcgtcctgGCCTGTCACCAACCCGTCCCTAGCATGTCCCGCGTTCCGTCACTCCGAGACGCGGCACAGGACAGCTCGCCATGCGCtcccgcgacgtggcgcgctcctatgccatgcgtgacgcccactcgccggcccgcgagtgggattcgtcacgctgacgcaataaatccttttttaaaaaaaattcgaattaaaataaaatattaaaaaattagcaAACGACAATGTTACCATTTTTATAGCtgtttccaatttttttttttactctataaatactcctaattcattctcatttcacacacaactacatatctattcttcccaaatcatctccatttcatctccaattttcatctcaaatcagctctcttttattcttcccccaaatttaatcgatctcatggatccgtatgagcaaatgcgtcgaatagtggaagaatcacttgaagaagatcgacgccgggaggcggaggaagccgtgccgccccaaagacgctcccggacttatatccatcgtaaccggaaggaagccgccgcaaggttagtccgcgactacttctaCGATAACCCagtgtggggagatacctacttccgtcgccgtttccgcatggggcgaccgctatttctccacatcgcaaatacattagCTGCccaggaagagttcttccaagaaaggttcgatgCCGTCGGCCGttccagccacacgacgcttgataagtcgtattctaggccttggttactggtcagtataacgtgcataattggaatatatctgcaaaacagttgctaaagtgtgcagggaaagggttccCGTCAGAAGGAAAGGTatcggataactcaggtgaaaagggcatcagaatgttgctatactgaccagtatgcatgccaaaaaggctcgagatggagaagaaggattgctgggaagatcagctacaagtaagggcaaaagggtcatttcacaaagagagtctaccctaaaaatcaagggcaggcctccctataaaaggaagccacttggagagaggaaATCATCATCGATCATAGGGAATCATCAACCTTAGGAGCTCTACACTTAGTTAgaattctctctcggtagatcattCCTTTCAAcattgtcctacatcttctaattcctcgccacagccatggtcacttgaagttCACCAGTTCACCGGAGTTCCGCATtatctcgttccagccagttcgTCGCGTAGTGATAGtcgtttcatcgcccggagtggtaaaacaatatttaattgctttcgtagttaatcttacttgtttttcctacgttggatctgttgcattttcaATACTTGCTGATTTCGAAGTACTTTGGTTGAGATCCAAATGttttaatgctatgaagttgtctTTGTGCatcgttttctgtttgattcagtttctttctgcctagatagtgTAGATCTAGTTGCTACTGTAATTTCCAAGTGTTGAAtgcatgttttcatttttaagttGATCGTTCTGAGTTTGTGAATTGAGTTTGATGCTAGATTTAGATccgaaatggttaagtgtgaattCCAGGTTCagattctgccaccttgcatgctACCCAGTGCGCGTAATTTCAGTTTTgctagtttaatcttttgatttggagttttaattGTTAGATCTGTtttcgtgagttattaatctgaAACTCTCGTTGATGAATTCTGggtttgttgatctgagtttattcatgttggagaagataacatccacatctaaGTTTgagaccacttttactttttagttactttttgcttttgtccttactTTTATCTAccttttctgctggtaccctacagacctgtcagtctagtcacctaactaccacttattctctgatattccgtttagccttttatagtaaccccgtaccttccacatattttctgaaacataatgttcccccactctcacgtacacaactgcttatcaatcatctttcacacctcctagtcagtagagtaccaccttaacttccagtctagttagaatctcaacccaaagcatggtagctaaccaacctttccagaatatcaccacaattaccaaagcgcattcatctctgtgggattcgacccttacatccactatactagtcagtagaagtgggttgaggaattattgataccaggttcaggcttagctgggacgtccatcctgatcagtaggacacatcctttgcttgacgcgacacctgca
Encoded proteins:
- the LOC121778750 gene encoding probable carboxylesterase 18, producing the protein MASLPLVTRIKLLLLDLLTYISTRRDGTINRFLFGLVDSKTRAPATKVINKTRVSTSDITIDASRNLWLRLFSPATPASEPLPLLVYFHGGGFANYGPDTKYFDHLCSHLAAAIPAVVASINYRLTPNHRWPTQYEDGLEALKFIDTRRHDILPANADVSKCFIGGDSAGGNIAHHVTVGVAERKVRFEEIRIVGVVALQPFFGGEKRTESEVMLGDKAPVLSVKQTDEYWRAFLPEGADRDHPAANVFGKVALQELEFPASLVVVGGNDPLRDWDKRYVEWLESCGKRVVVANYPNAFHGFYTFPELPEFAFLLRDVNNFVTSSI